One Chroococcidiopsis sp. TS-821 genomic window carries:
- the fmt gene encoding methionyl-tRNA formyltransferase — MKVVFFGTPDFAVPTLKKLLQHPAIEVAAVVTQPDKRRGRGNQLSPSPVKALALQHNLPVWQPQRIKKDAEVLAQLRKLSVDVFVVVAYGQILSQEILDIPRRGCINVHASLLPKYRGAAPIQWCLYHGETETGITTMLMDAGMDTGAMLLKAYTPIQLLDNAQDLAQRLAEIGADLLIETLFKWERQEIQPIPQDDSQATYAPLIKKHDYLLDWSKSAIALHNQVRGFFPNCVTHFRDESLKVIATVPLGAAYMSLLPEFSSLYQTLSLSTLAAIGEVVSIAKGIGPIIQTGEGLLLLQQVQLAGKRPQSGWDFANGSRLMVGEKLRSYASAGS; from the coding sequence ATGAAAGTCGTATTTTTTGGTACTCCTGATTTTGCCGTCCCCACGTTAAAAAAATTATTACAACATCCCGCAATTGAAGTCGCGGCGGTTGTTACGCAGCCAGATAAACGTCGCGGACGCGGTAATCAGTTGAGTCCTTCTCCGGTGAAAGCTTTAGCTTTGCAGCATAACCTTCCTGTATGGCAACCGCAACGGATTAAGAAAGATGCTGAAGTTTTAGCACAATTACGAAAATTATCCGTCGATGTTTTTGTTGTCGTTGCCTATGGACAAATTCTTTCGCAGGAAATTTTGGATATACCACGTCGAGGTTGTATTAACGTGCATGCTTCGCTCTTGCCGAAGTACCGAGGTGCTGCGCCGATTCAGTGGTGTCTCTATCATGGCGAAACCGAGACGGGTATTACAACAATGCTGATGGATGCGGGTATGGATACGGGTGCGATGCTACTCAAAGCCTATACGCCGATTCAGCTACTTGATAACGCCCAAGACTTAGCGCAACGACTTGCCGAAATAGGCGCAGATTTGTTGATAGAAACACTATTTAAGTGGGAACGCCAAGAAATTCAACCAATTCCGCAAGATGACTCGCAAGCAACTTATGCACCGTTAATTAAAAAGCACGATTACCTTTTAGATTGGTCTAAATCTGCGATCGCATTACACAACCAAGTGCGCGGCTTTTTTCCCAACTGCGTCACGCACTTTCGCGACGAGTCGTTAAAAGTCATCGCTACGGTTCCCCTTGGCGCTGCTTATATGTCATTACTACCAGAGTTTAGCTCTCTATATCAGACTTTATCTTTGTCAACTTTGGCGGCGATCGGTGAAGTCGTCAGCATTGCCAAGGGAATAGGACCAATTATCCAAACAGGCGAAGGACTCTTACTATTACAACAGGTACAACTTGCAGGGAAGCGTCCGCAATCAGGATGGGATTTTGCTAACGGTAGTCGTTTAATGGTAGGAGAAAAGTTGAGGAGTTACGCTTCGGCAGGTTCGTAA
- a CDS encoding DUF6464 family protein has protein sequence MEPDSLPTEIILTHPRQSLGSVRLDWIPQPGNYLDLEGKTYAVLERRHRYHLRSGRYRLHKVALYVQSAPRPSEKSLVAGRWVIGDASCRYNAHSELIRCAVNPEGPCDRCRFYEPAEA, from the coding sequence ATGGAGCCAGATTCACTACCAACGGAGATCATTCTGACGCACCCACGTCAATCTTTGGGTAGCGTTAGATTAGATTGGATACCCCAACCAGGAAACTATCTCGACCTTGAAGGGAAAACTTATGCTGTCCTAGAGCGCCGCCACCGCTATCATTTAAGATCGGGACGCTATCGCTTGCATAAAGTTGCACTATACGTACAATCAGCACCACGTCCGAGTGAAAAAAGTCTTGTGGCTGGGCGTTGGGTAATTGGCGATGCTAGCTGTCGCTACAATGCGCATTCTGAATTAATTCGCTGTGCCGTTAATCCTGAAGGACCGTGCGATCGCTGTCGCTTTTACGAACCTGCCGAAGCGTAA
- a CDS encoding GNAT family N-acetyltransferase: MLSLYNVLTISAVAISITALTCALMMKIFLETERLILRQFTEDDVDNLFELNSDPQVTHLTPDADRPPDYATIQTQTLPQYLAYYQLYDGYGCWAAVEKPTQAFIGWFYLRPAIHAAYFNPAFADRDDIELGYRLRQAAWGKGYATEGAKALIHKGFFELGMQRVFTVALAVNAPSIRVMEKIGLKHEKRLFDEFGNDLVIHALNKAEFESLSLL, translated from the coding sequence ATGCTAAGCCTCTATAATGTTTTAACTATATCGGCTGTTGCTATAAGTATTACAGCCTTAACTTGCGCTTTGATGATGAAGATTTTTTTAGAAACTGAAAGATTGATTTTGCGACAATTTACCGAAGACGATGTAGATAATTTATTTGAACTTAATAGCGATCCGCAAGTCACTCATTTAACACCTGACGCAGATCGACCACCAGATTACGCGACAATTCAGACGCAAACGTTACCACAATACCTTGCTTACTACCAACTATACGATGGTTACGGTTGTTGGGCTGCTGTGGAAAAACCTACTCAAGCGTTCATTGGTTGGTTCTACTTGCGTCCAGCCATACACGCAGCTTACTTTAATCCTGCATTCGCCGATCGCGATGATATTGAGCTAGGATATCGCTTGCGTCAAGCAGCTTGGGGAAAAGGTTATGCTACAGAAGGAGCTAAAGCTTTAATTCATAAGGGCTTTTTTGAGTTAGGAATGCAGCGCGTGTTTACCGTTGCTTTGGCTGTGAATGCACCGTCGATTCGAGTTATGGAAAAAATAGGACTAAAACACGAAAAAAGATTGTTCGATGAATTTGGTAACGATCTGGTTATCCACGCACTCAACAAAGCTGAGTTTGAATCCTTAAGCTTACTCTAA
- the ptsP gene encoding phosphoenolpyruvate--protein phosphotransferase, whose amino-acid sequence MIGIVIVSHSKQLAAGVRELAAQMVGGDVALAVAAGIDDPNNPLGTDAMQVYQAIESVYSDDGVIVLMDLGSALLSAEMALEFLSETQRKKIYLCEAPLVEGAIAATISAASGNSIEQVIAEARGALTAKAAQLGIDVITNNQQTPTNNPHAVQIQLTVANRLGLHARPAARFVATAAKFQAQIQVRNVTRNTDFVRADSINQVATLGVRQGHEIAIAVTGIDAEAAIAALQQLVADNFGEDDSDLLPPVIAASETVEGELVGIPASLGVAIAPVFQYRPTTVQVEEYIVEDTASEWQRLQTAIQTATQDLQSLQRANQLGDEAEIFSAHLLILQDPALLEPVRQRIFSHHQNAEFAWKSTIDELAHNFDTLDDAYLQERANDITDVGQRVLRSLRGITIPTIELTQPSIIVATDLTPSDTAQLDTTKVLGICTTRGSATSHTAILARSLGIPAVVGVPAAVLHLANGTLLAIDGTNGRVWLEPDTDTITTLQAKREAKLQAQQHAQATAHQPAITRDRKRVTIAANIGSVAEAKIAIQNGAEGVGLLRTEFLYLNRTTAPTEEEQFAVYQAIAEVLDRRALIIRTLDIGGDKPLHYLGLHSEPNPFLGKRGIRFCLENQDIFKTQLRAILRASYGHQFKIMFPMVATVQEVQAAKEILAEVQTQLRRANIPFDETMQVGIMVEIPSAVAIADQLATEVDFLSIGTNDLSQYMMAADRTNSQVAMLADALHPAVLRSIWQTVQAAHSSGIWVGLCGELAADAVATPILVGLGLDELSLNPQAIPIVKHAISELNAVEAQAIAQRALNLDSADRVRELVSSLMQKAP is encoded by the coding sequence GTGATAGGAATTGTCATCGTCTCTCACAGTAAACAGCTAGCAGCAGGAGTGCGGGAACTTGCAGCACAAATGGTTGGCGGTGATGTTGCTTTAGCTGTCGCTGCTGGTATTGACGATCCAAACAATCCACTCGGTACCGATGCAATGCAAGTTTATCAAGCGATCGAGTCTGTTTATAGCGACGATGGTGTTATTGTCTTGATGGATTTGGGAAGTGCTTTATTAAGTGCAGAGATGGCGTTGGAATTCTTGTCAGAAACTCAGCGCAAGAAAATCTATTTGTGCGAAGCACCACTGGTCGAAGGCGCGATCGCTGCAACCATTTCCGCCGCATCCGGAAATTCGATTGAACAAGTCATTGCAGAAGCGCGTGGTGCATTAACTGCTAAAGCCGCGCAACTGGGAATTGATGTTATTACCAACAATCAACAAACACCCACTAATAACCCGCACGCAGTCCAAATTCAACTGACAGTTGCTAATCGATTAGGTTTGCACGCACGTCCCGCAGCAAGGTTTGTGGCAACAGCAGCCAAATTTCAAGCGCAAATTCAAGTACGAAACGTTACGAGGAATACAGACTTTGTGAGGGCTGATAGTATCAATCAAGTAGCAACACTAGGAGTGCGTCAGGGACATGAAATTGCGATCGCGGTTACGGGAATCGATGCAGAAGCGGCTATAGCAGCATTGCAACAATTAGTTGCAGATAACTTTGGTGAAGATGACAGCGATCTCCTACCGCCAGTTATTGCTGCAAGTGAGACGGTAGAAGGAGAACTCGTTGGGATTCCTGCGTCTTTGGGAGTTGCGATCGCGCCTGTTTTTCAATATCGTCCGACAACTGTTCAAGTTGAAGAATACATTGTTGAGGATACAGCCAGCGAATGGCAAAGGTTACAAACAGCAATTCAAACTGCTACACAAGATTTGCAATCATTGCAAAGGGCAAACCAACTCGGCGACGAGGCGGAAATTTTTAGCGCGCATTTACTGATTCTACAAGATCCTGCATTACTCGAACCCGTACGCCAACGAATTTTTAGCCATCACCAAAATGCAGAATTTGCCTGGAAAAGTACGATTGATGAGTTAGCACATAACTTTGACACCTTAGACGATGCGTATTTGCAAGAACGCGCGAATGATATTACTGATGTGGGACAAAGAGTCTTGCGATCGCTACGCGGAATCACAATACCAACAATTGAACTCACGCAACCTAGCATTATAGTTGCAACTGATTTAACGCCTTCAGACACCGCGCAGTTAGACACAACAAAAGTGTTAGGAATCTGTACAACGCGGGGTAGTGCAACTTCACATACAGCAATTCTCGCGCGTAGCCTTGGTATACCCGCCGTCGTGGGCGTTCCAGCCGCAGTTTTACATCTAGCCAATGGGACACTTCTGGCAATTGATGGTACAAATGGCAGAGTTTGGCTAGAACCGGATACAGATACCATAACAACACTACAAGCTAAACGCGAAGCTAAATTACAAGCGCAACAACACGCGCAAGCTACCGCACATCAACCTGCAATCACGCGCGATCGCAAGCGCGTGACAATCGCGGCGAATATTGGTAGTGTCGCCGAGGCGAAAATAGCAATCCAAAATGGTGCTGAAGGTGTTGGGTTACTCCGCACCGAGTTTCTGTATCTCAATCGCACAACTGCACCTACCGAAGAGGAACAATTCGCAGTTTATCAAGCGATCGCTGAAGTTCTAGACCGCCGCGCTTTAATCATTCGGACTTTAGATATCGGCGGTGATAAACCACTGCATTATCTCGGATTACACTCAGAACCAAATCCTTTTCTTGGCAAACGCGGTATTCGGTTTTGTCTAGAAAATCAGGATATCTTTAAAACGCAGTTACGCGCGATTTTACGGGCTAGCTACGGACATCAATTCAAAATTATGTTTCCGATGGTTGCGACGGTGCAAGAAGTGCAAGCTGCCAAGGAAATTTTAGCCGAAGTGCAAACTCAATTGCGACGAGCAAATATTCCCTTTGATGAGACAATGCAAGTAGGAATTATGGTGGAGATTCCGTCTGCTGTTGCGATCGCCGACCAGTTAGCTACTGAAGTTGATTTTTTGAGTATTGGAACGAATGATTTAAGTCAATATATGATGGCAGCAGACCGCACAAATTCTCAAGTTGCCATGCTGGCGGATGCTTTACATCCTGCGGTACTACGCTCAATTTGGCAAACGGTACAAGCTGCGCATTCTTCTGGGATTTGGGTGGGCTTGTGTGGAGAGTTAGCTGCTGATGCTGTGGCTACGCCAATTTTAGTGGGATTGGGGTTAGATGAACTTAGTCTCAATCCGCAAGCGATACCAATAGTGAAACACGCTATTTCTGAGTTAAATGCAGTTGAAGCGCAAGCGATCGCGCAAAGGGCTTTGAATTTGGATTCAGCGGATCGAGTTAGAGAGTTGGTGAGTTCGTTAATGCAAAAAGCTCCCTGA
- a CDS encoding bifunctional orotidine-5'-phosphate decarboxylase/orotate phosphoribosyltransferase, protein MTFFDKLNTAIARNNSLLFVGLDPNPEMMPQHKTGDLIEDLWTWLQFLIAETANLVCAYKPTLGFYEALGSRGLELLERTLAAIPDDIPIILDAKHSDLNTSTTFARTIFQDWQVDAVTINGYAGQDHAASFLVHPDKAVFVLCCTSNPGAIALQQYPQNALPFYLHLAQEAKTWGTPEQLGFEVGTTSSEILSKVRAIAPERLILARSIWAEEGNINKLLTAGLNANGSGLLIPVPQDILSQDNPAQAIYLLRQEVNQIRLENSQEDSNCSIWLPDVCSLDKHPYFDLILQLYDIECILFGDFVQASGATFSYYIDLRKIISNPQLFHQILLAYADILKDLNFDRIAGIPYGSLPTATGLALHLNRPMIFPRKEVKAHGTRRLIEGLFYPGETVVVVDDILISGKSAIEGATKLESAGLNVEDIVVFIDREQGVKERLQQNGYRAHSVLTLSEITDTLYKAGRINDEQLRAFIDC, encoded by the coding sequence ATGACCTTTTTTGATAAATTGAATACGGCGATCGCGCGAAATAATAGCTTGCTATTTGTCGGACTCGATCCTAATCCTGAAATGATGCCACAGCACAAAACAGGAGATTTGATCGAAGACTTATGGACTTGGCTACAATTTCTGATTGCTGAAACTGCGAATTTAGTTTGTGCGTATAAACCGACACTTGGTTTTTACGAAGCTTTGGGTAGCCGAGGATTAGAACTACTTGAACGCACTTTAGCCGCGATTCCCGACGATATTCCGATTATTTTAGATGCCAAGCATAGCGACTTAAATACCAGTACAACCTTTGCGCGCACTATTTTTCAAGACTGGCAAGTTGATGCAGTCACCATTAATGGTTACGCTGGACAAGACCACGCCGCTTCGTTTTTAGTTCATCCTGATAAAGCTGTATTTGTTTTATGCTGTACTTCTAATCCTGGGGCGATCGCTTTACAACAATATCCGCAAAACGCTTTACCCTTCTACTTGCATTTAGCGCAAGAAGCAAAAACTTGGGGAACTCCCGAACAGCTTGGATTTGAAGTAGGAACCACGAGTTCTGAAATCTTGAGTAAAGTGCGGGCGATCGCGCCTGAAAGATTAATACTTGCGCGTAGTATCTGGGCAGAAGAAGGTAATATTAATAAACTTTTAACTGCGGGTTTGAATGCAAATGGTAGTGGCTTATTAATTCCTGTTCCTCAAGATATTTTAAGTCAAGATAACCCTGCTCAAGCAATTTACTTACTGCGCCAAGAAGTTAATCAAATTCGCTTAGAAAATAGCCAAGAAGACTCGAATTGTTCTATCTGGCTACCAGATGTTTGTTCGCTTGATAAGCATCCATATTTCGATCTTATTTTACAACTTTATGACATCGAATGTATTTTATTTGGTGATTTTGTCCAAGCTTCAGGAGCAACATTTTCTTATTATATAGACTTGCGTAAAATTATTTCTAATCCACAACTATTTCATCAAATTCTTTTGGCATATGCAGACATTTTAAAAGATCTAAACTTCGATCGAATTGCAGGTATTCCTTACGGTTCTCTACCTACTGCTACAGGGTTAGCTTTACATCTCAATCGCCCAATGATTTTTCCGCGCAAAGAAGTTAAAGCGCATGGTACGCGACGGCTAATTGAAGGATTATTTTATCCTGGCGAAACTGTTGTTGTCGTTGATGATATTTTAATTAGTGGCAAAAGTGCGATAGAAGGAGCCACAAAACTTGAATCAGCAGGATTAAATGTAGAAGATATTGTTGTCTTTATCGATCGCGAACAAGGAGTTAAAGAGCGATTACAGCAAAACGGCTATCGCGCGCATTCAGTACTAACTCTTTCAGAAATTACAGATACCTTATATAAAGCTGGTAGAATTAACGACGAGCAATTACGAGCTTTTATAGATTGTTAA
- a CDS encoding SDR family oxidoreductase, which yields MKKLIVITGVSRGLGLAMTEAFIQAGHTVIGCARSQTAIEKLRQQFGSPHSFTVVDVAVDRQVADWAKHVLANYAPPDLLLNNAGVINQLAPLWKVPAEEFARVINVNIIGVTNVIRHFVPAMIQRKQGIIVNFSSGWGRSTSPEVAPYCASKWAIEGLTRSLAQELPDGMAAIPLNPGIIHTDMLEICYGEAAADYTPLQEWSRQAVPFLLQLSPKHNGSPLTVPQ from the coding sequence ATGAAAAAATTGATTGTCATTACAGGTGTCAGTCGCGGTCTGGGATTGGCAATGACCGAGGCGTTTATTCAAGCAGGGCATACTGTTATTGGTTGTGCGCGATCGCAAACAGCCATCGAAAAACTACGTCAGCAATTCGGTTCGCCGCATAGTTTTACCGTCGTTGATGTTGCTGTAGATCGACAAGTAGCCGATTGGGCAAAACACGTACTAGCAAACTACGCACCACCCGATTTGTTGCTGAATAATGCAGGCGTAATTAATCAATTAGCACCTCTATGGAAAGTACCTGCGGAGGAATTTGCCCGCGTTATCAATGTCAACATTATTGGTGTCACTAATGTCATTCGCCACTTCGTTCCCGCAATGATTCAAAGAAAGCAAGGTATCATTGTCAACTTTAGTTCGGGTTGGGGACGTTCGACTTCACCGGAAGTTGCACCTTATTGCGCTTCTAAATGGGCGATTGAAGGCTTAACGCGATCGCTGGCGCAAGAATTACCGGATGGTATGGCAGCAATTCCCCTCAATCCAGGAATTATTCATACAGATATGTTGGAAATTTGTTACGGTGAAGCAGCAGCAGACTACACCCCTCTACAAGAATGGAGTCGTCAAGCTGTTCCTTTTCTGTTGCAACTCAGTCCAAAACATAACGGTTCGCCGCTGACAGTTCCTCAATGA
- a CDS encoding pyridoxal phosphate-dependent aminotransferase, whose protein sequence is MDLTTSRMQAVQSPVIPIVGELIRSFPGTISLGQGVVYYPPPPEATNLTQFFADPANHQYKAIEGIPPLIAVIKDKLQNFNGIALDKRCIMVTAGSNMGFLNALLAITSVGDEVILQTPYYFNHEMAIQMAGCHPVFVATDENYQLCPEAIAQAITEKTKAVVTISPNNPTGAVYSEDALQAVNQLCRDRGIYHISDEAYEYFTYDGVKHVSPGAFSQSHTHTISLYSLSKAYGFASWRIGYMVIPEHLLVAIKKVQDTNLICPPVVSQYAALGALQTGFDYCQSHIQAIANVRRVVLQSLNALQGLCTIAPANGAFYFFLKVHAQLDSFELTERLIREHRVAVLPGTAFGMDRGCYLRVAYGALQEATAKEGVERLVKGLQTILAH, encoded by the coding sequence ATGGATTTAACAACGTCGCGGATGCAGGCGGTACAGTCGCCAGTGATTCCGATTGTGGGGGAACTGATTCGCAGTTTTCCTGGCACAATTTCTTTAGGACAAGGTGTCGTTTACTATCCACCACCACCGGAAGCAACAAATCTCACTCAATTTTTTGCCGATCCAGCAAATCATCAATATAAAGCCATTGAAGGTATTCCGCCTTTAATTGCAGTCATCAAAGATAAACTGCAAAATTTTAATGGTATTGCGCTTGACAAGCGATGCATTATGGTGACGGCTGGTAGCAATATGGGATTTCTGAACGCGCTGCTAGCGATTACGTCAGTTGGCGATGAAGTTATTTTACAGACGCCTTATTATTTCAATCATGAAATGGCGATTCAAATGGCAGGGTGTCATCCAGTTTTTGTAGCGACTGATGAAAATTATCAACTTTGTCCTGAGGCGATCGCCCAAGCCATTACAGAAAAAACCAAAGCGGTAGTGACAATTTCACCAAATAACCCCACAGGTGCAGTTTACTCTGAAGACGCATTACAGGCAGTCAATCAACTGTGTCGCGATCGCGGAATTTATCACATCAGTGATGAAGCTTACGAGTACTTTACCTACGATGGCGTCAAACACGTTTCGCCTGGTGCGTTTTCTCAAAGTCATACACACACAATCTCCTTATACAGTCTTTCTAAAGCGTATGGATTTGCAAGTTGGCGAATTGGTTACATGGTGATTCCAGAACACTTACTCGTTGCGATTAAAAAAGTACAAGATACAAACTTAATTTGTCCGCCAGTTGTTTCGCAGTATGCTGCATTGGGTGCATTACAAACCGGATTTGACTATTGCCAAAGTCATATTCAAGCGATCGCCAACGTCCGCCGAGTTGTTTTACAATCACTAAACGCTTTGCAAGGCTTGTGTACAATTGCACCTGCAAATGGTGCTTTTTACTTTTTCCTCAAGGTGCACGCGCAATTAGATTCCTTTGAATTAACCGAACGCCTCATCCGCGAACATCGAGTTGCAGTACTTCCAGGAACAGCATTTGGTATGGATCGCGGTTGTTACCTGCGCGTCGCTTATGGTGCATTACAAGAAGCAACTGCTAAGGAGGGTGTGGAACGCTTAGTCAAAGGTTTACAGACGATTTTAGCTCATTGA